Proteins encoded in a region of the Zea mays cultivar B73 chromosome 4, Zm-B73-REFERENCE-NAM-5.0, whole genome shotgun sequence genome:
- the LOC100193424 gene encoding nicotianamine aminotransferase 1 has protein sequence MATHASDNGSGHAEWRFARAAKEGALAVAGDKMSIRAARFKISASVDGRDPRPVLPLAHGDPSVFPAFRTAAEAEDAVAAALRTGKFNCYPAGVGLPEARRALAEHLSSDLPYKLSTDDIFLTAGGTQAIEVVVSVLAQPGANILLPRPGYPNYEARAGLHNLQVRHFDLIPERGWEIDIDSLESIADKNTTAMVIINPNNPCGSVYTREHLAKVAEVARKLGILVIADEVYGNLVFGDTPYVPMGVFGHIAPVLSIGSLSKRWIVPGWRLGWVAVCDPNKILQETKIIASITNFLNVSTDPATFVQGALPHILGNTKEDFFRRIIGLLAETSEICYREIKDIKCITCPHKPEGSMFVMVKLNLYLLEGIHDDIDFCCKLAKEESVILCPGSVLGMENWIRITFAIDSSSLLDGLERIKSFCQRHKKKNLLNGH, from the exons ATGGCGACCCACGCCAGCGACAATGGCAGCGGGCACGCGGAGTGGCGGTTCGCTCGGGCGGCGAAGGAGGGTGCGCTGGCCGTGGCCGGGGACAAGATGAGCATCCGGGCGGCGCGGTTCAAGATCAGCGCGAGCGTGGACGGGCGCGACCCGCGGCCCGTGCTGCCGCTTGCGCACGGGGACCCCTCGGTGTTCCCGGCCTTCCGCACCGCCGCCGAGGCCGAGGACGCCGTGGCCGCCGCGCTCCGGACGGGCAAGTTCAACTGCTACCCCGCCGGCGTGGGCCTCCCCGAAGCCCGCCG TGCTCTGGCGGAGCACCTGTCAAGTGATCTTCCATACAAGCTGTCAACTGATGACATCTTCCTCACCGCTGGAGGCACTCAAGCCATTGAGGTTGTCGTCTCAGTCCTTGCCCAACCGGGCGCCAACATATTGCTCCCAAGACCAGGCTATCCAAATTATGAGGCGCGTGCAGGACTGCACAACTTACAAGTTCGCCATTTCGATCTGATTCCTGAGAGAGGGTGGGAAATCGATATCGACTCTCTGGAGTCGATTGCTGACAAGAACACCACCGCAATGGTCATCATAAACCCCAACAATCCTTGCGGCAGTGTCTACACCCGTGAACATTTAGCCAAG GTCGCGGAGGTAGCAAGGAAGCTTGGAATACTAGTCATCGCTGATGAAGTGTATGGAAACCTGGTGTTTGGGGACACCCCTTACGTCCCAATGGGTGTCTTTGGCCACATTGCCCCTGTCTTGAGCATAGGATCACTATCGAAGAGGTGGATAGTGCCTGGGTGGCGACTTGGTTGGGTAGCTGTATGTGATCCCAACAAGATTCTGCAAGAAACCAAG ATCATTGCATCAATAACAAACTTCCTTAACGTTTCAACTGATCCGGCAACTTTTGTTCAG GGAGCACTTCCCCATATTCTTGGGAACACAAAGGAAGATTTTTTCAGGAGGATCATTGGTCTGCTAGCAGAAACCTCAGAGATATGTTACAGAGAAATAAAGGACATCAAGTGCATCACCTGCCCTCACAAGCCAGAAGGTTCCATGTTTGTCATG GTGAAATTAAATTTGTATCTTTTGGAGGGGATTCATGACGATATTGATTTTTGCTGCAAGCTGGCAAAAGAAGAGTCTGTGATTTTGTGTCCAG GGAGTGTTTTGGGAATGGAAAACTGGATCCGCATCACTTTCGCCATTGATTCATCTTCTCTTCTTGATGGTCTTGAGAGGATCAAATCTTTCTGCCAAAGGCATAAGAAGAAGAATTTGCTTAATGGCCATTAA